The Exiguobacterium mexicanum genome includes a window with the following:
- a CDS encoding DUF554 domain-containing protein → MVLTGTIVNAALIVIGTLLGLLFHRIPERMKETVTAAIGLAVVLLGIQMGMKSENFLIVIGSLVIGAALGEWWKLDEKLNEVGYQLERRLGGKSKSSIAEGFITATLIFVIGAMAVIGALDSGLRGDHDVLYTKGLIDGFTALVLSSTLGIGVMFSAVPVLLYQGAIALLAIQIMKFIPESLMDDFILEMTATGGVMIVAIGLNLVGITRIRVANLLPGILMVAVIVSILHIVQ, encoded by the coding sequence ATGGTCTTAACCGGAACAATCGTCAACGCGGCGTTGATTGTGATTGGCACATTACTTGGACTTTTATTTCACCGCATCCCCGAACGAATGAAAGAGACGGTCACCGCAGCCATCGGTCTCGCCGTCGTCTTGCTTGGGATTCAAATGGGGATGAAGAGTGAGAACTTTTTAATCGTCATCGGCAGTCTCGTCATCGGGGCGGCGCTCGGCGAATGGTGGAAGCTCGATGAGAAGTTGAACGAGGTCGGCTATCAATTGGAACGCCGACTCGGAGGCAAGAGCAAGTCGAGTATCGCCGAAGGCTTCATCACGGCGACGCTCATCTTCGTCATCGGGGCGATGGCGGTCATCGGTGCACTCGACAGTGGATTGCGCGGGGACCATGATGTCCTCTATACAAAAGGATTGATTGACGGCTTTACGGCACTCGTCCTTAGCTCGACGCTAGGGATTGGGGTCATGTTCTCGGCCGTCCCGGTTCTCTTATACCAAGGGGCAATCGCCTTGCTCGCCATCCAAATCATGAAGTTTATCCCGGAATCGCTCATGGATGACTTTATTTTAGAAATGACAGCGACCGGCGGCGTCATGATCGTCGCGATCGGTTTAAATTTGGTCGGCATCACTCGGATTCGCGTCGCGAATCTATTGCCGGGGATTTTGATGGTCGCCGTCATCGTCTCGATTTTACATATCGTCCAATAA
- a CDS encoding GNAT family N-acetyltransferase, whose protein sequence is MSHIKLQSERLRLEPYTIADFYFVKSLLQDPRVMRFISPDGKPYTDEQTIEWFERQLARYQTGRQTGLLKLMSHENDEPIGHAGTLLHELDGTIELEVGYWLAPKHWHMGYGREAAARLMRHAFEEGEKEIISLIHPDNVPSQRVAKANGLHWDRDTEYQGMLVSVYAGDLERLCRHMKREEMTR, encoded by the coding sequence ATGAGTCATATCAAACTGCAATCCGAGCGTCTACGACTCGAACCTTACACGATTGCTGATTTTTATTTCGTGAAATCGCTACTCCAAGATCCGCGCGTGATGCGTTTTATTAGCCCGGACGGAAAGCCATATACGGATGAACAGACGATCGAGTGGTTCGAGCGCCAGTTGGCCCGCTATCAGACGGGTCGTCAAACCGGGTTGCTCAAATTGATGTCGCATGAAAATGACGAGCCGATCGGTCATGCCGGCACGTTGCTCCATGAACTCGACGGCACGATTGAACTTGAAGTCGGATATTGGTTGGCGCCGAAGCATTGGCATATGGGATACGGACGCGAGGCAGCGGCTCGTCTCATGCGTCATGCGTTCGAAGAAGGTGAGAAAGAGATCATTTCCTTGATTCATCCGGATAACGTCCCATCGCAACGGGTCGCGAAAGCGAACGGACTGCATTGGGACCGTGACACTGAATATCAAGGCATGCTCGTCTCTGTCTACGCCGGAGATTTAGAGCGGTTATGCCGCCATATGAAACGGGAAGAAATGACGCGTTGA
- a CDS encoding GNAT family N-acetyltransferase yields MNIRKATPDDSTQIAPLVYAAIHEIAYSLTGTSDQQQVLERLSMWIGQPGNRLSYENVWVAENETVMAGILIAYHGERASQLDEPIKTWLRTQGQPDTLDVETSGDVLYIDSVAVDSSFGGRGIGTKLIQQAIDHAREIGIPQVTLNVDQTNPAAGRLYERLGFKKVKEIDISGGRFDYMALAL; encoded by the coding sequence ATGAATATTCGAAAAGCGACACCGGATGACAGCACGCAAATCGCACCGCTCGTTTACGCGGCGATTCACGAAATTGCGTATTCGTTGACCGGTACGTCAGACCAACAACAAGTACTCGAACGACTCTCGATGTGGATTGGTCAGCCCGGAAACCGCTTGAGCTACGAAAACGTTTGGGTGGCGGAAAACGAGACAGTGATGGCGGGCATTCTGATTGCCTACCACGGGGAACGGGCATCGCAGTTGGATGAACCGATCAAGACGTGGCTCCGGACCCAAGGGCAACCGGACACGTTAGACGTCGAAACCTCAGGGGATGTGCTCTATATCGATTCGGTCGCTGTCGACTCGTCGTTCGGCGGCCGTGGGATTGGGACGAAACTGATTCAACAAGCGATCGACCATGCCCGTGAGATAGGCATCCCACAAGTCACGCTCAACGTTGACCAGACGAATCCGGCAGCCGGGCGGTTATATGAGCGGCTCGGTTTCAAAAAAGTGAAAGAAATCGATATCTCCGGAGGACGGTTTGATTATATGGCGCTCGCGCTTTGA
- the yidD gene encoding membrane protein insertion efficiency factor YidD codes for MKRVLVRGIQGYQRFISPWKPPTCRFYPSCSHYGIEAIEKHGALKGGYLTTRRLMRCQPFHSGGLDYVPDEFDWKAPLQREKPPSQRDV; via the coding sequence GTGAAACGAGTGTTAGTCCGGGGGATTCAAGGGTATCAACGCTTCATTTCTCCGTGGAAACCACCGACGTGTCGGTTTTATCCGAGTTGTTCGCATTATGGGATCGAGGCGATCGAGAAACATGGTGCACTCAAAGGTGGTTATTTGACGACGCGCCGGCTCATGCGTTGCCAACCGTTCCATTCGGGCGGGCTCGACTACGTGCCGGACGAGTTCGATTGGAAGGCGCCGTTACAACGTGAAAAACCCCCATCTCAGCGAGACGTCTAA
- a CDS encoding sugar nucleotide-binding protein, translating into MKAILTGMNGTVAPVVARTLKRHGIEPVAWDRTKVSTSDEAEMRAFIESVRPTYFLHIGMGAVEWADTLARLCGEYKIPFLFTSTVSVFSDDMTGPITPDTPPDATDEYGAYKRACEETIARTNPGAQIVRLGWQIGDGPGSNNMMDYFETEMKRNGIIVASAHWYPSCSFLEDTADALFEILTKRGPGLYQLNGNPSHSLYDIALGLKELHDTSWQIERTDEPKRDNRMVDTNITIQPITKRLALHTK; encoded by the coding sequence ATGAAAGCAATTTTGACAGGCATGAACGGGACGGTCGCCCCTGTCGTCGCCCGTACATTAAAGCGGCACGGCATCGAGCCGGTCGCGTGGGACCGCACGAAAGTGTCCACATCTGACGAGGCTGAGATGCGAGCCTTTATCGAATCGGTCCGCCCGACTTATTTTCTTCATATTGGCATGGGCGCCGTCGAATGGGCCGATACGCTCGCACGTCTATGCGGGGAATACAAAATCCCCTTCCTCTTCACGAGCACCGTCTCCGTCTTCTCCGACGATATGACGGGACCAATCACCCCGGACACACCGCCCGATGCAACAGATGAATATGGTGCCTATAAACGGGCGTGTGAAGAAACCATCGCCCGGACTAATCCCGGTGCCCAAATCGTCCGCCTCGGTTGGCAAATCGGGGACGGTCCCGGTTCGAACAATATGATGGATTATTTCGAGACCGAGATGAAGCGAAACGGTATAATCGTCGCGAGCGCACACTGGTACCCGTCCTGCTCGTTTTTAGAAGATACGGCGGACGCCTTGTTCGAGATTTTGACGAAACGTGGGCCGGGACTGTATCAATTGAACGGCAACCCGAGCCATTCCCTCTATGACATCGCACTCGGCTTGAAAGAGTTGCATGACACATCATGGCAAATCGAACGAACCGACGAACCGAAACGGGATAACCGTATGGTCGACACGAACATCACAATCCAACCGATCACGAAACGGTTAGCCTTGCACACAAAATGA
- a CDS encoding TetR/AcrR family transcriptional regulator, producing the protein MNTKQRIELAARRRFALEGYEGLSLASLAEDVGIKKASLYAHIEGKEQLFKQVVEDMGNRYAHIWQEARDASVDAAPLERIEAIVEELIRFFEEEETWMLTKRMLLVPPPELRSFIETTLGSVETELQAFEKEQFRLAMEQGALPEQSLEDVYDAYYCFLDGALLSLFTLETNRVKRQRAAFTIFKKGVGWT; encoded by the coding sequence ATGAATACGAAACAACGAATCGAACTGGCGGCGCGACGCCGGTTTGCGCTTGAAGGATATGAAGGCTTGTCGCTTGCCTCGCTTGCTGAGGATGTCGGCATCAAAAAGGCGTCGCTATACGCCCATATCGAAGGGAAAGAACAACTGTTCAAGCAAGTCGTCGAGGACATGGGGAACCGTTATGCACACATCTGGCAGGAGGCACGGGACGCTTCCGTTGACGCTGCGCCGCTCGAGCGGATCGAGGCGATCGTCGAGGAGTTGATTCGCTTCTTTGAAGAAGAGGAGACATGGATGCTGACGAAGCGGATGTTGCTCGTCCCACCGCCCGAGTTGAGATCATTCATCGAGACGACGCTCGGTTCGGTCGAGACGGAACTACAAGCGTTCGAGAAAGAACAGTTTCGATTGGCGATGGAGCAAGGCGCCTTACCCGAACAGTCACTCGAGGACGTGTATGACGCGTACTATTGTTTTCTAGACGGGGCGCTTCTTTCGCTCTTCACGCTTGAGACGAATCGCGTCAAACGGCAACGGGCCGCATTCACGATTTTCAAGAAAGGAGTCGGTTGGACATGA
- a CDS encoding alanine/glycine:cation symporter family protein codes for MGQSFSELIGTISNFVWGPPLLILLVGTGIYLTVRLGGIQITKLPYALKLAFSKNQDKSSKGDISHFQALMTALAATVGTGNIVGVATAVVLGGPGAIVWMWVSGFFGMATKYAEAVLAVKYRVTDERGQMAGGPMYYLERGLKQRWLAVAFAGFASLAAFGIGNGVQTNSVAMALKTTFDVPLYVSGILIMIFTGAVILGGVKSIGRVVSYFVPVMIVFYLGSGLLIMIMNYTLIPDAISLIFSSTLSAEAIGGGAIGAAIRYGVARGVFSNEAGLGSAPIAAAAAKTDMPGRQALVSMTQVFLDTLIVCSVTGITLVMGGQIGSGLEGVALTTATFEQFLGPAGGYIVTIGLVMFAYSTVLGWSYYGERSIHYLFGQKSIIPYRIAFVLVAGLGAMTTNLNLVWALSDVFNGLMAIPNLIGLLFLSGVVIAETKRFNQQLELENRNRKAS; via the coding sequence ATGGGTCAATCGTTCAGTGAACTCATCGGTACGATCTCAAACTTTGTGTGGGGACCACCGTTATTGATTTTGCTTGTGGGGACAGGCATTTATTTGACGGTACGTCTCGGGGGAATTCAAATCACGAAGTTGCCTTACGCACTGAAGCTCGCATTCTCTAAAAATCAGGACAAGTCATCGAAAGGGGACATCAGTCACTTCCAAGCACTCATGACCGCGCTCGCGGCTACGGTCGGTACGGGGAATATCGTTGGGGTCGCGACGGCCGTCGTGCTCGGTGGGCCAGGCGCGATCGTCTGGATGTGGGTATCCGGTTTCTTCGGAATGGCGACCAAATACGCGGAAGCCGTGCTCGCGGTCAAATATCGGGTCACTGATGAGCGGGGACAAATGGCTGGGGGACCAATGTATTACTTGGAGCGCGGCTTGAAACAGCGCTGGCTCGCTGTCGCCTTCGCGGGGTTCGCTTCCCTCGCGGCGTTCGGGATTGGAAACGGGGTACAGACGAATTCGGTGGCGATGGCGCTCAAGACGACGTTTGACGTGCCGTTGTATGTCTCCGGTATCTTGATCATGATCTTCACGGGTGCGGTCATCTTGGGCGGTGTCAAATCAATCGGTCGCGTCGTCAGTTACTTCGTACCGGTCATGATCGTCTTTTATCTCGGCAGTGGATTATTGATTATGATTATGAACTATACGCTCATTCCAGATGCGATTTCACTCATCTTCAGCAGCACGTTAAGCGCCGAGGCAATTGGTGGAGGAGCGATCGGGGCGGCGATTCGTTACGGGGTGGCCCGCGGCGTCTTCTCGAACGAGGCCGGTCTTGGATCGGCCCCAATCGCGGCGGCGGCGGCCAAGACGGATATGCCAGGGCGTCAGGCACTCGTCTCGATGACGCAAGTGTTCCTCGATACGCTCATCGTCTGTTCGGTCACAGGGATCACGCTCGTCATGGGCGGACAAATCGGGTCGGGGCTCGAAGGGGTCGCGTTGACGACGGCGACGTTTGAGCAATTTTTAGGGCCGGCTGGCGGATATATCGTGACAATCGGCCTCGTCATGTTCGCCTATTCGACGGTGCTCGGATGGTCGTATTATGGAGAACGTTCGATTCACTACTTGTTCGGCCAGAAATCGATTATTCCGTATCGCATCGCCTTCGTCCTCGTGGCCGGACTCGGCGCGATGACGACGAACCTTAACTTGGTCTGGGCCCTTTCCGATGTGTTTAACGGTTTGATGGCCATCCCGAACTTGATTGGTCTGCTGTTCTTGTCGGGTGTCGTGATCGCCGAGACGAAACGGTTCAATCAGCAACTCGAGCTCGAAAATCGAAATCGAAAAGCATCTTAA
- a CDS encoding DUF368 domain-containing protein, protein MEWKNILRGIAMGTSDLIPGVSGGTIAVILGIYDRLIEAISGIFSRHWKQHILFLIPLGIGMASAILGLSRVIEFLLLEYYEPTQFFFIGLILGIIPLLLFEFRSRAVMRPVHIVAMAIGAILVASMAIIKPADTAIITELSTSTAILLFFSGWLGSMAMLLPGISGSFVLLLIGVYPTVISALSNLNILIIGIVGLGVAVGFIVSSKVIRYLLGHFPGMTFSVILGLVIGSLAVVFPGLPDTTLMWVLSILSFGAGFMIVRLLGRFSV, encoded by the coding sequence ATGGAATGGAAAAATATCCTGCGCGGCATCGCGATGGGGACGAGTGACTTGATTCCCGGTGTCAGTGGTGGGACGATTGCAGTTATTTTAGGAATTTATGACCGGTTGATTGAAGCGATCAGTGGGATTTTCAGTCGACATTGGAAACAGCATATCTTGTTCTTGATTCCGCTCGGGATCGGGATGGCGAGTGCGATTTTAGGTCTTAGCCGCGTAATCGAATTTTTGCTGCTTGAATATTACGAGCCGACCCAGTTCTTTTTCATCGGGTTGATTCTCGGGATAATCCCGTTGCTCCTGTTTGAATTTCGATCGCGTGCGGTCATGCGTCCGGTACATATCGTCGCCATGGCGATCGGGGCCATTCTTGTGGCGAGCATGGCTATCATTAAACCGGCGGATACGGCCATCATTACAGAACTTTCCACAAGCACGGCGATCCTGTTGTTCTTCTCAGGATGGCTCGGAAGTATGGCCATGTTGTTACCAGGGATTAGCGGCTCGTTCGTCTTGCTTCTCATCGGGGTCTATCCAACCGTCATCAGTGCGTTATCGAACTTGAATATTCTCATCATCGGTATCGTCGGTCTTGGGGTGGCGGTCGGTTTCATCGTCAGCAGTAAAGTGATCCGCTATTTGCTCGGCCATTTTCCAGGCATGACGTTTTCTGTCATTTTAGGCCTCGTCATCGGCTCGCTCGCGGTCGTATTCCCGGGTCTCCCGGACACGACGCTCATGTGGGTGCTCAGTATCCTCTCATTTGGAGCAGGCTTTATGATCGTCCGTCTGCTCGGACGCTTCTCTGTATAA
- a CDS encoding alpha/beta hydrolase, with amino-acid sequence MLEQFSFTLPTETTRGRKRIVRVYRPDFVSADERIPVLYMHDGQNVFDGKTATIGEGWSIDRHIEDLQLPLMVVAIASAPDWLDRYDEYSFYEDEMLYRRIGPELAKTRPTLGGKGRAYADWLMQELKPWIDERYATDPDDVGVMGSSMGGVISLYMMTAYPSIRRVGSLSTAAWANLDSLIREVKQADVTARLYMDIGTNETSGPITPEDYLYTNAKLVETVARTGIAFRYEVEPGAVHNEIAWRRRLPNALAFLYELT; translated from the coding sequence ATGCTTGAGCAATTCAGCTTTACGTTACCGACCGAGACGACACGCGGACGGAAACGAATCGTCCGTGTCTATCGTCCCGACTTTGTTTCGGCTGACGAGCGGATCCCGGTCCTCTATATGCACGACGGTCAAAACGTGTTCGACGGCAAGACGGCCACGATCGGCGAAGGTTGGTCGATCGACCGCCACATCGAGGACTTACAATTGCCGCTCATGGTCGTCGCCATCGCGAGTGCCCCAGACTGGCTCGACCGCTACGATGAGTATTCGTTTTATGAGGATGAGATGCTATACCGGCGGATTGGACCGGAACTCGCCAAGACACGGCCTACGCTCGGGGGTAAAGGGCGTGCTTACGCCGACTGGCTCATGCAAGAGTTGAAGCCGTGGATTGATGAACGCTACGCGACCGACCCGGACGACGTCGGCGTGATGGGCAGCTCGATGGGCGGGGTCATCTCGCTTTATATGATGACGGCCTATCCGTCCATCCGGCGCGTCGGCTCGCTCTCGACAGCCGCTTGGGCTAATCTCGACTCCCTCATTCGGGAAGTGAAGCAGGCCGATGTGACGGCGCGTCTCTATATGGACATCGGGACGAACGAGACGAGCGGACCGATCACGCCCGAGGATTACCTTTATACGAATGCGAAACTCGTCGAGACGGTCGCGCGAACAGGGATCGCCTTCCGCTATGAAGTCGAGCCTGGTGCCGTCCATAACGAGATCGCGTGGCGGCGTCGGCTACCGAACGCCCTCGCCTTCCTCTATGAATTGACATGA
- a CDS encoding pyrroline-5-carboxylate reductase family protein → MNILMVGAGSMSESLVRGWLASGLSPEQITMTNRSDRTRLTELHTELGVQIVDEEDVNAYDIVVLAMQPDGVLPYVSSKTWTTPLLVSVAAHIEPSEIEEASGLPAVCAMPNTPVAYQNGMTGLWFGPETDDTVREKATALFERVGRTAVTDAKTMSAFMAAAGCSPAFFYEIVGSMTPVLTEAGFDETTARQIVAQAMKGSAELLLHETRPTNDLIADVAAPDGPTDRGVGVLRSRDLADVMASALRESAREEVEQPKN, encoded by the coding sequence ATGAATATTTTAATGGTAGGAGCAGGATCGATGAGCGAGTCACTCGTCCGCGGATGGTTAGCCTCAGGCCTGTCTCCTGAACAAATCACGATGACGAACCGGAGTGACCGGACACGTCTTACAGAACTTCACACTGAGCTCGGCGTGCAAATCGTCGACGAAGAGGATGTCAACGCGTATGACATCGTCGTCCTTGCGATGCAACCGGACGGAGTGCTTCCATATGTAAGCTCGAAGACGTGGACCACACCGCTCCTCGTTTCCGTAGCGGCTCATATCGAACCGAGCGAAATTGAAGAGGCGTCAGGTCTCCCTGCCGTCTGCGCGATGCCGAATACGCCAGTGGCTTATCAAAACGGGATGACCGGGCTCTGGTTCGGACCCGAGACCGATGATACGGTCCGTGAAAAGGCGACGGCTTTGTTTGAGCGTGTTGGTCGTACAGCTGTGACTGATGCGAAGACGATGTCGGCCTTTATGGCCGCCGCCGGTTGCAGCCCCGCTTTCTTTTACGAGATTGTCGGGTCGATGACACCGGTCTTGACGGAAGCAGGATTTGACGAAACGACGGCCCGTCAAATCGTCGCCCAAGCGATGAAAGGATCAGCTGAGCTTCTCCTCCATGAGACACGGCCGACGAACGACTTGATCGCAGATGTGGCCGCGCCGGACGGTCCGACCGATCGGGGTGTCGGTGTGCTTCGCTCGCGCGATTTAGCAGACGTCATGGCTTCTGCCCTTCGCGAAAGTGCGAGAGAAGAAGTCGAACAACCGAAGAATTGA
- a CDS encoding methyltransferase family protein has translation MDWLDGFFILISVAWLYEIWRYRNRSEPTDGASEHASFYIVSLIMVIVFAVSIGLSVWTDVRQPLPQRLLGLGCYVAGVSLRYWGIGQLRHQFTRHVVVRPEDELVSSGPYRYLRHPLYTGLLFITLGFSLYFTHWGIALFGTFSIGLALLWRIHIEEKMLTSHFGSAYRTWAKSRKRLIPFIY, from the coding sequence ATGGATTGGTTAGACGGGTTCTTCATTCTCATCTCAGTCGCTTGGCTATATGAAATTTGGCGTTACCGAAATCGGTCCGAGCCGACCGACGGCGCCAGTGAGCACGCCAGTTTTTACATCGTTTCATTGATCATGGTCATCGTGTTCGCGGTTTCCATCGGATTATCCGTCTGGACAGATGTACGTCAACCGCTTCCCCAACGTCTGCTCGGACTCGGTTGCTACGTAGCCGGAGTGTCGCTCCGCTATTGGGGCATCGGGCAGTTGCGCCATCAGTTCACCCGTCACGTCGTCGTCCGTCCCGAGGATGAACTCGTCAGTTCGGGGCCGTATCGCTATTTACGTCACCCGCTCTACACAGGGCTCTTGTTTATCACACTCGGGTTTTCACTTTACTTCACGCATTGGGGCATCGCCTTATTCGGCACATTCTCGATTGGTTTAGCGCTGTTATGGCGAATTCATATCGAAGAGAAGATGCTGACCTCTCATTTCGGGAGCGCGTATCGAACGTGGGCCAAATCGCGTAAACGATTGATCCCGTTCATCTATTGA
- a CDS encoding cytochrome P450 — MTRPIPKEQGLDHSLAFLREGYLYVPNRRKSFQSNLFETRLLGERAICLGGSEAAALFYDADKFVRQDAAPKRLLKTLFGEDGVQTLDGAAHAHRKKMFMSLMFPGNIERLTRLVSREWERALDAAEDETMLYGMAQEVLMRAVCEWAGVPLDEHEVKQRTDEMRLLFESGTALGPKHIRGRAARSSAESWVRKMVEEVRTNRLLPNEQTALYEFSWHRDEAGELLPADVVAVEVINIIRPTVAVSIYVLFTVLALHQFPGARARLAYGETDSTWFVQEVRRFYPFFPVTAARVKQDFEWDGFAFEQGTLVLLDLYGTNHDPSLWTEPEQFNPDRFKGWTESPFTFIPQGGGDVDFGHRCAGEHVTIAIMRETIDVFLNRYRYEVPSQDLSYSFVDLPSLPKSGLVLKQVERK; from the coding sequence ATGACACGACCGATTCCGAAAGAACAAGGGCTCGACCATAGCTTGGCGTTCCTCCGGGAGGGCTACTTGTATGTCCCGAACCGCAGAAAAAGCTTTCAGTCAAACCTATTCGAAACGCGTTTGCTTGGGGAGCGAGCAATCTGTCTCGGTGGTTCCGAGGCAGCCGCTTTATTTTATGACGCGGACAAATTCGTTCGGCAAGACGCGGCACCGAAGCGGTTGCTGAAGACGTTGTTCGGGGAGGACGGGGTGCAGACGCTGGACGGTGCGGCGCATGCACATCGAAAAAAGATGTTCATGTCGCTCATGTTCCCAGGAAATATCGAGCGCCTGACGAGACTTGTCAGCCGTGAATGGGAACGAGCGCTCGATGCGGCCGAAGACGAAACAATGCTCTATGGTATGGCTCAAGAAGTCCTCATGCGGGCCGTTTGTGAATGGGCCGGGGTCCCGCTCGACGAGCATGAAGTGAAACAGCGGACGGATGAGATGCGGTTGTTGTTCGAATCGGGGACGGCCCTTGGACCAAAGCACATACGTGGACGGGCGGCCCGGTCGTCGGCCGAGTCTTGGGTTCGGAAGATGGTCGAGGAAGTGCGGACGAACCGGTTGCTTCCGAACGAACAGACAGCGCTGTATGAATTTTCATGGCATCGTGATGAGGCAGGGGAACTGCTTCCGGCCGATGTCGTGGCGGTCGAGGTGATCAATATTATACGACCGACTGTGGCGGTGTCGATTTACGTCTTGTTCACTGTGCTCGCGTTGCATCAGTTTCCTGGGGCTCGTGCCCGGTTGGCCTACGGCGAGACGGATTCGACATGGTTCGTCCAAGAAGTCCGGCGCTTTTATCCGTTCTTCCCGGTGACGGCCGCGCGCGTCAAGCAGGACTTCGAATGGGATGGGTTTGCGTTCGAGCAAGGGACGCTCGTCTTGCTCGACTTGTATGGGACGAACCACGACCCCTCGCTTTGGACGGAACCCGAACAGTTCAATCCAGACCGGTTCAAAGGTTGGACCGAGAGCCCGTTCACGTTCATCCCTCAAGGTGGCGGGGATGTGGATTTTGGGCATCGCTGCGCCGGGGAACATGTGACGATCGCCATCATGCGTGAAACGATCGACGTGTTCTTGAACCGCTATCGCTATGAGGTACCGTCTCAAGACCTTAGTTATAGTTTTGTGGACTTACCGAGTTTGCCGAAAAGCGGGCTCGTGTTGAAACAGGTTGAACGCAAATGA
- a CDS encoding DMT family transporter yields MSWIFLIGAGLAEMMAVFWMGKSKGYQIVKWSILSVGTFALSFYLLSRSLETLPLGLAYSIWVGIGAAGGVVLGMLYLNESRDRWRIFFLLLIIGSVIGLKVVA; encoded by the coding sequence ATGAGTTGGATATTTTTGATTGGTGCGGGTCTTGCTGAGATGATGGCCGTCTTTTGGATGGGTAAATCAAAAGGCTATCAGATTGTTAAATGGTCGATCTTGTCGGTCGGAACGTTTGCCTTAAGCTTTTATTTGTTGTCGCGTTCGCTCGAGACGCTCCCGCTCGGATTGGCGTATTCGATTTGGGTCGGGATTGGGGCGGCCGGCGGGGTCGTGCTCGGCATGCTGTACTTGAACGAATCCCGGGACCGGTGGCGTATCTTCTTCTTATTGCTTATTATCGGAAGCGTCATCGGATTGAAAGTTGTCGCATGA
- a CDS encoding DMT family transporter → MAWVWLVLAGLLEIVWATTMKLSNGFTVLGPSVMTILLLIVSFGLLAMSFRTLPAGTGYAVFTGIGAVGTVIVGALLFDEALTGMKLVFIITLLIGVVGLKQVTGGESA, encoded by the coding sequence CTGGCCTGGGTTTGGCTCGTGCTCGCCGGTCTGCTCGAAATCGTTTGGGCGACGACGATGAAGCTGTCGAACGGGTTCACGGTGCTCGGTCCGAGCGTGATGACGATTCTATTATTGATTGTGAGTTTTGGATTGTTGGCGATGTCGTTCCGCACCTTACCGGCCGGGACGGGGTACGCCGTCTTTACCGGCATCGGAGCCGTCGGAACGGTCATCGTCGGGGCGCTCTTGTTCGACGAGGCGCTCACCGGGATGAAGCTCGTCTTTATCATCACGCTTCTGATCGGTGTGGTCGGACTGAAACAAGTGACGGGAGGTGAGTCGGCATGA
- a CDS encoding potassium channel family protein, giving the protein MLSFILTFRRMFRGIWRGLKDAEFQVLFSLALLTIISGTLFYSRFEDMRWLDALYFSVVTLTTIGYGDFVPTTDLGKVFTIGYVITGVGIMVGFITKVFDHLQQARLEEVRKRNTPPSP; this is encoded by the coding sequence ATGCTCTCATTTATTTTGACATTTCGTCGCATGTTTCGCGGAATCTGGCGCGGTCTGAAAGACGCTGAGTTTCAAGTGTTGTTCAGTCTCGCCCTTCTGACCATCATCTCGGGGACACTATTTTATTCACGGTTCGAGGACATGCGTTGGCTTGACGCCTTGTATTTCAGCGTCGTCACGCTCACGACGATCGGCTATGGGGATTTCGTCCCGACGACCGATCTCGGTAAAGTGTTCACGATCGGCTACGTCATTACTGGTGTCGGCATCATGGTCGGCTTCATCACCAAAGTCTTTGACCACCTCCAGCAAGCGCGACTCGAAGAGGTCCGCAAACGAAACACGCCACCGTCTCCTTGA